One region of Halohasta litchfieldiae genomic DNA includes:
- a CDS encoding archaellin/type IV pilin N-terminal domain-containing protein has protein sequence MFEHSDRGQVGIGTLIVFIAMVLVAAIAAGVLINTAGLLQTQAEATGEESSQQVSDRIQIQSATGAVVYNADGKENYNLTEINLTVTKAPGADDIQLENVTYEFVTSDSVITGVLEEGKISNITAQTNDNVITDRSDRYKLTFDASSDLNGNLQGGEQVTVTLTTAPGASTVTELRVPDSLIGKSAVKL, from the coding sequence ATGTTTGAACATAGTGACAGAGGTCAGGTCGGTATTGGAACACTCATCGTCTTCATTGCGATGGTGCTTGTGGCAGCGATTGCAGCAGGCGTACTGATTAACACAGCCGGACTGCTCCAGACGCAGGCGGAGGCAACCGGTGAAGAGTCCTCACAGCAAGTGAGCGACCGCATTCAGATCCAGAGTGCAACAGGTGCCGTAGTCTACAATGCAGACGGCAAGGAGAACTACAACCTCACAGAGATCAATCTCACAGTGACGAAGGCGCCGGGTGCTGACGATATCCAACTCGAAAACGTGACCTACGAGTTCGTCACCAGTGATAGCGTTATCACCGGTGTGTTGGAAGAGGGCAAAATTTCCAACATTACGGCCCAGACGAACGATAACGTGATTACTGATCGGAGTGATCGGTACAAACTCACGTTCGATGCCAGTAGTGATCTCAATGGGAACCTCCAAGGTGGCGAGCAGGTTACGGTAACGCTGACGACTGCTCCGGGAGCCTCAACGGTGACGGAACTTCGCGTTCCTGACTCACTTATTGGAAAGTCGGCTGTCAAACTGTAG
- a CDS encoding CBS domain-containing protein: protein MRNGITVRDVMNREFVGVSESDRLDEAAELMTAETAEAVVVLRGPEPIGSVSTATALAAMLEGDPHEQSVGEVMEPPVSTVAPDTALSDATQQLVSRSTTHLLVVDDDEVVGLLTEHDVLAATETVEASAVATSTTAGDTGEATETIESEAATEQSVQGICEGCGSLTPELATMNGQLVCPACRAY from the coding sequence ATGCGCAATGGTATCACCGTTCGTGACGTGATGAATCGGGAGTTCGTTGGCGTCAGTGAGTCGGATCGACTCGACGAGGCCGCCGAACTGATGACGGCCGAGACAGCCGAGGCTGTTGTCGTGCTTCGCGGCCCAGAGCCGATTGGGAGTGTCTCGACGGCGACGGCGTTGGCGGCAATGTTGGAGGGCGACCCCCACGAGCAGTCGGTCGGAGAGGTCATGGAGCCACCGGTGTCGACGGTCGCTCCCGACACCGCGCTGTCGGATGCTACCCAACAGTTGGTCAGCCGGTCGACGACACACCTCTTGGTGGTTGATGATGACGAGGTGGTTGGGCTGCTGACCGAACATGACGTGTTGGCTGCCACCGAGACTGTCGAAGCCTCGGCTGTCGCTACGTCCACGACCGCAGGCGACACCGGCGAGGCTACAGAGACCATCGAGTCGGAGGCCGCCACTGAGCAGTCGGTTCAGGGGATCTGTGAGGGTTGTGGCTCGCTGACGCCGGAGCTCGCAACGATGAACGGACAGCTGGTCTGTCCAGCCTGCCGGGCCTACTGA
- a CDS encoding methyl-accepting chemotaxis protein produces the protein MSTDHSTVTEGTERGIEDGLIANAQGAVGVVHATSESVDERLSLIREAASTQVEDMETVADDVSELSATIQEVAASADEVSETTDRAATAATDGREATSEATEAMTTASTATQQVAEQVDTLEEHIDRIDEIVDVIDEIADKTNLLALNASIEAARAGEEGAGFAVVADEVKSLAEESQARTEEIEGSVSEIQAVTEEVTGALDSAVEAVETGAEEVETAEAQLDIVDEEMASAAAGVDEVSEAVSEGAEASTRVANVTRNTSEAAGEIERSVGEIHEERAQTTDLLGEIDEALSTARQHRDQRLETAETVPTGIDAFDTDGGLPAGSRDVLLTEPDSQRAQTTVDEAVAGFCAAAIDAGWAVSLSPTATLDRSTLQTVLQREAGITLTDALAGNRLFVLDLYGSWRPEENVIDVTTTGLSRANGQVDAKRDRPCVVIGNIAGELDLMGEQAVRENTYDNDGETLSDDDLVVNVVDETAVPHQLQSFYVGAADNSCRLSSR, from the coding sequence ATGTCGACAGACCATTCTACAGTGACAGAAGGGACCGAACGCGGTATCGAAGACGGGCTGATAGCCAACGCACAGGGAGCCGTCGGCGTGGTTCACGCCACCTCGGAGTCGGTCGACGAGCGGCTCTCGTTGATCCGTGAGGCGGCAAGCACGCAGGTCGAAGATATGGAGACCGTCGCCGACGATGTTTCGGAGTTGAGTGCGACGATTCAGGAAGTTGCGGCCAGTGCCGACGAGGTAAGCGAGACGACAGATCGGGCGGCGACGGCCGCAACTGACGGCCGGGAGGCGACCAGCGAGGCAACCGAGGCGATGACCACGGCCTCGACGGCGACCCAGCAGGTCGCCGAGCAGGTCGACACCTTAGAGGAACATATCGACCGGATCGACGAAATCGTCGACGTGATCGACGAAATCGCGGACAAAACGAACCTCTTGGCGCTCAATGCGTCTATCGAGGCTGCTCGCGCCGGCGAGGAGGGGGCGGGCTTTGCAGTGGTCGCCGACGAGGTGAAATCGCTGGCCGAAGAGTCACAGGCACGCACCGAGGAGATAGAGGGCTCAGTCAGCGAGATCCAGGCAGTGACCGAGGAGGTGACCGGTGCGCTCGACTCCGCGGTCGAGGCGGTCGAAACCGGGGCCGAGGAGGTCGAAACCGCCGAGGCGCAGTTGGATATCGTCGACGAGGAGATGGCGTCGGCAGCCGCTGGCGTCGACGAGGTAAGCGAGGCTGTCTCGGAGGGGGCAGAAGCGAGCACTCGCGTGGCGAACGTGACGCGGAACACCTCGGAGGCCGCAGGCGAGATCGAACGCTCGGTGGGTGAGATTCACGAGGAACGCGCCCAGACGACCGACCTGCTCGGTGAGATCGACGAGGCGCTGTCGACCGCAAGACAGCACCGAGACCAGCGCCTTGAGACGGCCGAAACGGTCCCAACGGGCATCGATGCGTTCGATACCGACGGGGGCCTCCCGGCTGGCTCCCGAGACGTGCTCCTGACTGAGCCGGACTCACAGCGAGCCCAAACCACCGTCGACGAGGCCGTCGCGGGGTTCTGCGCGGCAGCTATCGACGCCGGGTGGGCGGTCTCGCTGTCGCCGACAGCCACTCTTGACCGGTCGACGCTCCAAACAGTTCTCCAGCGGGAGGCGGGGATCACACTCACCGACGCGCTCGCGGGCAATCGGCTGTTCGTATTGGATCTGTACGGCTCGTGGCGACCCGAAGAGAACGTGATCGACGTCACGACAACGGGGCTCTCACGGGCCAACGGACAGGTCGACGCCAAGCGCGACCGCCCCTGTGTGGTGATCGGCAACATCGCGGGCGAACTCGATCTGATGGGCGAACAGGCCGTTCGCGAAAACACCTACGACAACGACGGCGAGACGCTGAGCGACGACGATCTCGTGGTGAACGTCGTCGACGAAACGGCCGTCCCACACCAACTCCAGTCGTTCTACGTCGGTGCGGCTGACAACAGCTGTCGACTGAGTTCACGATAG
- a CDS encoding DNA replication complex subunit Gins51: MKLDELRTVQSKERRKDSLQQLRDSFYGDVAAYIQDLKASRDRRAEQVDDPFSDNEVRQLSDELDTAKEVAEAVYERRVGKVVKLASFAAADMPVDDEGMTTEERELFDDLVARISQNKQTVLDVLSGNGESAETSQTNTPTDSQPTAPTPPTERAAESEATEPGATEPSDSMLADAMGSTEDTEPSTDAEPPIESTAQPEPPAESEPAADHAPPIESTETSADEVPAPEAESETDVVLGTSTDGGTATDTANQSATSTASEAAAEAPKAVAGTTAEATESGADTTDAMGSAGDDSDRTTLRITKDVGEIFGVDGREYTLRSEDVVTLPTANADPLVDRDAAMRLE, translated from the coding sequence ATGAAACTCGACGAGCTTCGCACGGTCCAATCGAAGGAACGCCGCAAGGACAGCCTCCAGCAGCTGCGGGATTCCTTCTACGGAGACGTCGCGGCCTACATTCAAGATTTGAAAGCAAGCCGGGACCGACGCGCCGAACAGGTCGACGATCCCTTTTCGGACAACGAGGTCCGCCAGCTCTCGGACGAACTCGACACCGCCAAGGAGGTCGCAGAGGCGGTCTACGAACGTCGGGTCGGCAAGGTCGTCAAACTCGCCAGTTTTGCGGCGGCGGACATGCCGGTCGACGACGAGGGGATGACCACCGAGGAACGGGAGCTGTTCGATGATCTGGTCGCCCGCATCAGCCAGAACAAACAGACCGTGCTCGACGTACTGTCCGGCAACGGCGAGTCGGCTGAGACCAGCCAGACCAACACGCCAACCGACTCGCAGCCGACAGCGCCGACTCCGCCAACGGAGCGGGCCGCCGAGTCGGAGGCGACTGAACCGGGGGCCACCGAGCCGTCCGACAGCATGCTCGCCGACGCGATGGGGTCGACCGAAGACACCGAACCGTCGACTGACGCCGAGCCACCAATCGAATCGACGGCTCAGCCGGAACCACCAGCCGAGTCGGAACCTGCGGCGGATCACGCTCCGCCAATAGAGTCGACTGAGACGTCGGCCGATGAGGTTCCGGCACCCGAGGCAGAGTCGGAGACGGATGTCGTGCTCGGAACGTCGACCGATGGCGGGACTGCCACCGACACGGCCAACCAGTCAGCGACATCGACAGCCAGCGAGGCGGCAGCCGAAGCGCCGAAAGCGGTCGCCGGAACGACTGCGGAAGCGACCGAATCGGGGGCTGACACCACCGACGCGATGGGTAGTGCGGGCGACGACAGCGACCGAACGACGCTTCGTATCACGAAAGATGTGGGCGAGATCTTCGGCGTCGACGGCCGGGAGTACACCCTCCGGTCGGAGGATGTCGTTACCCTGCCGACCGCCAATGCCGACCCACTCGTGGATCGGGATGCGGCGATGCGACTTGAGTGA
- a CDS encoding universal stress protein has protein sequence MTILVPFDGSELARTALKRAETFADSRDEELVVLTVVPDDKSFAVERGWIESGATYDIDRVCQQFERTVTSIVEDATFRCEIPTDSDVLTATATDDITRTIRQVAGELDVSVIFIGTENAGRISTPVTSVGSPLSKDPQYDVHIVRHTEP, from the coding sequence ATGACGATACTCGTTCCGTTTGACGGCTCAGAGCTCGCTCGAACCGCGCTGAAACGCGCCGAGACGTTCGCTGACAGCCGCGACGAGGAGCTCGTCGTGCTGACCGTGGTTCCGGACGACAAATCGTTCGCTGTCGAGCGCGGATGGATCGAATCGGGAGCAACCTACGATATCGACAGGGTGTGTCAACAGTTCGAACGGACAGTCACGTCGATTGTGGAAGATGCGACGTTTCGATGTGAAATACCCACAGACTCCGATGTGTTGACCGCAACGGCGACAGACGACATCACACGAACGATTCGACAGGTCGCTGGGGAACTCGATGTCTCGGTGATCTTCATCGGCACCGAGAACGCGGGTCGGATTTCGACGCCCGTCACGAGCGTTGGAAGTCCGCTTTCGAAGGACCCACAGTACGATGTTCATATCGTTCGACACACAGAGCCGTAG
- the priS gene encoding DNA primase small subunit PriS, which translates to MDERTREYLRGRFGDYYRQSSVELPPAANEREWGHIPWTPGTGTTMVRHQSQLDLGDVDDFLARESPRHAYFSAARYTDPSAGTMSKKGWQGADLVFDLDADHLPSIDPDESTYAEMLSACKDALYRLLTFVEDDFGFDDVSVVFSGGRGYHVHVRDPEIQDLDSDARREIVDYIRANELDTDGLIRIVSPGATNQRMLQTEGGWGRRVHREMVDIAEELREMDDDDAVDRLTEIDGIGDGRAETILGALKANPDAIAEGNMEAGGPGIRLLKDTLVERVVENQTAPIDEPVTTDTHRLIRLPKTLHGGSGLVVQPIDREDLDEFDPLVDAVPEAFGGQEITIETDEPRRVDLAGDITKLEPGTHTVTEYVGVFLMARGEAEKVST; encoded by the coding sequence ATGGACGAACGTACCCGAGAGTATCTTCGCGGCCGGTTCGGCGACTACTACCGACAGTCGAGCGTCGAACTGCCACCGGCCGCCAACGAGCGCGAGTGGGGCCACATCCCGTGGACGCCCGGCACAGGGACCACGATGGTTCGCCACCAGTCGCAGCTCGATCTCGGCGACGTCGACGACTTTCTCGCCCGCGAATCCCCCCGCCACGCTTACTTTTCGGCCGCCCGCTACACCGACCCCAGTGCGGGCACGATGTCGAAAAAAGGATGGCAGGGCGCGGATCTCGTTTTCGATCTGGATGCCGATCACCTCCCAAGTATTGATCCCGACGAGTCGACCTACGCCGAGATGCTGTCGGCCTGCAAGGACGCCCTCTATCGGCTCCTGACGTTCGTCGAGGACGATTTCGGCTTCGACGACGTGAGCGTCGTCTTCTCCGGCGGCCGCGGCTACCACGTTCACGTCCGCGATCCGGAGATTCAGGATCTCGATAGCGACGCCCGCCGAGAGATTGTCGACTACATTCGAGCCAACGAGCTGGACACTGACGGCCTCATCCGAATCGTCTCTCCGGGGGCCACAAACCAGCGCATGTTACAGACCGAGGGTGGGTGGGGACGCAGAGTCCACCGCGAGATGGTCGACATCGCCGAGGAACTCCGGGAGATGGACGACGACGACGCAGTCGACCGACTCACCGAGATAGACGGAATCGGTGACGGACGAGCAGAGACGATTTTGGGAGCGTTGAAAGCCAATCCCGATGCGATTGCCGAAGGCAATATGGAGGCAGGCGGTCCCGGTATTCGACTGCTGAAAGATACACTCGTCGAGCGCGTCGTCGAGAACCAGACCGCACCCATCGACGAGCCGGTGACGACCGACACACACCGACTAATCCGGCTGCCGAAAACGCTCCACGGCGGCAGCGGCCTCGTCGTCCAGCCCATCGACCGCGAGGATCTGGATGAGTTCGATCCACTGGTCGACGCGGTGCCCGAGGCGTTCGGTGGCCAAGAGATCACAATCGAGACCGACGAGCCACGGCGGGTTGATCTCGCGGGCGATATAACTAAGTTGGAGCCGGGTACACACACAGTAACTGAGTACGTCGGCGTCTTTCTCATGGCGCGCGGCGAGGCCGAAAAGGTATCCACATGA
- a CDS encoding Mrp/NBP35 family ATP-binding protein, with translation MNEDAVFELLSTVEDPDLGDDIVSLGLVNAVDTADDHVKVSLALGAPYAPHESQIANDVREVFAAEAPDVDLSISAGLPASLGSDDEVMPNVKNIIAVASGKGGVGKSTVAVNLAAGLSQLGARVGLFDADIYGPNVPRMVKSDEGPEATEDKQLIPPERYGMKLMSMDFLVGEDDPVIWRGPMVHKILTQLVDDVEWGELDYLVLDLPPGTGDTQLTILQTLPLTGAVIVTTPQQVALDDAIKGLRMFGQHETPVLGIAENMSEFRCPDCGGRHDIFGSGGGQSLADEENLPFLGSIPLDPAVRAGGDGGEPVVLDEGDTAEAFQELTENVANNVGVIRRRHVQATQSTPDST, from the coding sequence ATGAACGAGGATGCCGTTTTCGAACTGCTGTCGACGGTCGAGGATCCGGATCTGGGTGACGATATCGTCTCGCTCGGCCTCGTCAACGCGGTCGACACAGCTGACGACCACGTCAAAGTCTCACTCGCTCTCGGGGCCCCCTACGCACCACACGAATCCCAGATCGCCAACGACGTCCGCGAGGTCTTCGCCGCGGAGGCTCCGGATGTCGACCTCTCGATCAGTGCCGGACTCCCCGCTTCCCTCGGCTCCGACGACGAGGTCATGCCCAACGTCAAAAACATCATCGCGGTCGCCTCCGGCAAGGGTGGCGTCGGCAAGTCGACGGTCGCAGTCAATCTCGCGGCTGGCCTCTCACAACTCGGCGCTCGCGTCGGCCTGTTCGACGCCGATATCTATGGCCCGAACGTTCCCCGGATGGTCAAAAGCGACGAGGGACCCGAGGCCACCGAGGATAAGCAACTCATTCCGCCGGAGCGCTACGGTATGAAACTGATGAGCATGGACTTTCTGGTTGGTGAGGACGACCCCGTCATCTGGCGCGGTCCGATGGTCCACAAGATCCTCACCCAACTCGTCGACGACGTCGAGTGGGGCGAACTCGACTATCTCGTCCTTGACCTGCCGCCGGGCACCGGCGACACACAGCTTACCATCCTCCAGACGCTCCCCCTGACCGGTGCAGTGATCGTCACGACGCCACAGCAGGTCGCCCTCGACGATGCGATCAAAGGCTTGCGGATGTTTGGCCAACACGAGACGCCAGTCCTCGGCATTGCCGAGAACATGTCGGAGTTCCGGTGTCCCGACTGCGGCGGTCGACACGACATCTTCGGCAGCGGTGGCGGCCAGTCACTCGCCGACGAGGAGAACCTCCCGTTCCTCGGCTCGATCCCACTCGATCCCGCGGTTCGAGCCGGCGGCGACGGTGGCGAACCGGTCGTCCTCGACGAGGGCGACACTGCCGAGGCGTTTCAGGAACTCACCGAAAACGTCGCGAACAATGTCGGCGTGATTCGCCGTCGACACGTCCAAGCGACGCAGTCGACGCCGGACTCGACGTAG
- a CDS encoding DUF5785 family protein, which translates to MDWPHDPDGEQGSEGRRQYGHAIIAKKVDEEGDFPLDRDSFVAEYGDDPIRIDSETVVPLEEIFDHVEESSFETIVDMHQAVGKGMRRGGLWFYEGADKFSRTR; encoded by the coding sequence ATGGATTGGCCACACGATCCCGATGGCGAACAGGGGAGCGAGGGCAGACGCCAGTACGGCCATGCGATCATCGCAAAGAAGGTCGACGAAGAGGGCGACTTCCCGCTCGACCGCGATTCGTTCGTCGCGGAGTACGGCGACGACCCGATCCGGATCGATTCCGAAACGGTCGTCCCGCTCGAAGAGATCTTCGATCACGTCGAAGAGTCCTCCTTCGAGACCATCGTCGACATGCACCAAGCGGTCGGCAAAGGGATGCGCCGTGGTGGCCTGTGGTTCTACGAGGGTGCTGACAAGTTCAGCCGGACGCGCTGA
- a CDS encoding YciE/YciF ferroxidase family protein yields MTVTTLHDKFVYELQQAYYIETELVDALGKMVESTSDEEISEGFETHQRETGDHARRLKTVFNAIGEEPEIRQCHMLDGLIEDREEFLDNAADDADLVDLYNVGAGMKVERLEVTTYEGLLTHADRLDLGNDVTDPLDDTLDEEKATLRELKGVAEGSKIQQLAGRLMG; encoded by the coding sequence ATGACCGTCACAACCCTCCACGACAAATTCGTCTACGAACTGCAGCAGGCGTACTACATCGAGACCGAACTGGTCGACGCACTCGGAAAAATGGTCGAGTCCACGAGCGACGAGGAGATCAGCGAGGGGTTCGAGACACACCAGCGTGAGACCGGGGATCACGCCCGGCGGCTCAAAACCGTGTTCAACGCCATCGGCGAGGAGCCGGAGATCCGGCAGTGCCACATGCTGGACGGACTGATCGAAGACCGCGAGGAGTTCCTCGACAACGCAGCCGACGACGCGGATCTGGTCGACCTCTACAACGTCGGCGCAGGGATGAAGGTCGAACGGTTGGAGGTCACTACCTACGAGGGGCTCCTGACCCACGCCGACAGACTCGATCTCGGCAACGATGTTACCGATCCACTCGACGACACGCTCGACGAGGAGAAGGCCACGCTCCGGGAACTCAAAGGCGTTGCCGAGGGATCGAAGATTCAGCAGCTTGCCGGTCGACTGATGGGCTAA
- a CDS encoding efflux RND transporter permease subunit: MEYQWLIDRVDDLIVNHSKTVVVVFLLVTVVFVGGLGSISSESGQQQFIEDLPSFQAIEDINENFGDSFSEETTSTTLIQESTNVLSRGALIDMLETRNRIVETGSLRVSDTSTTAETIATTLDANATTPDEQLRAVERATPSEIDAAVREADETNPGFSSQLSDDFNRQSASATATQGSVSHRAGPGEGAATGPGGASEFPPNKEDRIERLVQDDSSSIWVQGTPPNTTGITTSVVLPSALVLIMLFLTVAYRDVVDVLIGLFAIVLMLVWTFGFIGLVGIPFAVLLIAVPPILIAIGIDFGIHSINRYREERVKGTGISESMTITTDQVTVAFFIVVGTSAIGFLSNVASSFPPTRDFGITAAAGIVFTFLIFGIFVPALKVTVDRAREKYPIPTFSEAPLGSDDSVLGRLLSVGVTVSKRGPLVFLLLVLVITAGSGVYATGVDTGFSPDDFNPDAETPEYLQYLPESIRPPAEFEYVRLNDYLDENFEQDGQVQMYIEGNMERDTALEELHRGAADPPSTFRSDRRQADSQSIVTLIESRAERDPEFRALVDRNDRDDNGIPDSNLPRIYDELGENADGFLTEGRGSTRVLYTVDGDAEDEVVTQDAYSLSGEFRDSAQPTGSVIIFDEAISLVFQSVIVSLVLTLIGAALFLVAAYWVIEGSPSLGIVNMIPIVVTVVALVASMRVVGLKFNAINGTILAIAVGIGIDYSVHVVHRFADEYHNTELYPALRKTVVGTGGALTGSMLTTVFGIGVLVLALNPALGAFGALISLSVLYAYLASLVVLPSVIVVWARLRGDTDADIPIIGTIETAIRNRGSTVPSRGNE, translated from the coding sequence ATGGAATATCAATGGCTCATAGATCGTGTCGACGATCTCATCGTCAACCACTCGAAGACGGTCGTTGTCGTCTTCCTGCTCGTGACTGTCGTGTTTGTTGGCGGCCTCGGCAGCATCTCCTCCGAGAGCGGCCAACAGCAGTTCATCGAGGATCTCCCCTCGTTTCAGGCTATCGAGGACATCAACGAGAACTTCGGCGACAGTTTCTCCGAGGAGACCACGAGTACAACGCTGATCCAAGAGTCGACCAACGTGTTGTCGAGGGGCGCGCTGATCGACATGTTGGAGACGCGCAATCGGATCGTCGAGACGGGGTCGTTGCGCGTCAGCGATACGTCGACGACTGCCGAGACTATCGCCACGACACTCGACGCCAATGCGACGACGCCCGACGAGCAGTTGCGGGCGGTCGAACGAGCGACGCCGAGCGAGATCGACGCCGCGGTGCGTGAGGCCGACGAGACGAATCCCGGCTTCAGCTCGCAATTGAGCGATGATTTCAATCGCCAGTCGGCCTCGGCCACCGCAACGCAGGGCAGCGTGAGTCATCGAGCCGGACCCGGCGAGGGAGCCGCAACTGGTCCGGGCGGTGCCTCGGAGTTCCCACCGAACAAAGAAGACCGAATCGAGCGACTCGTTCAAGACGATAGCTCGTCGATCTGGGTCCAAGGGACGCCGCCGAACACCACCGGTATTACGACCAGCGTGGTGCTGCCGTCGGCACTCGTGTTGATTATGCTGTTTTTGACCGTTGCCTACCGGGATGTCGTCGACGTCCTGATCGGGCTGTTTGCAATCGTACTGATGTTGGTGTGGACGTTCGGTTTCATCGGGCTCGTTGGCATTCCGTTTGCGGTGCTTTTGATCGCGGTGCCGCCGATACTGATCGCTATCGGGATCGATTTCGGGATTCACTCGATCAATCGCTACCGCGAAGAGCGGGTCAAAGGGACGGGTATCTCCGAATCGATGACCATTACCACCGATCAAGTGACTGTCGCCTTCTTCATTGTCGTCGGCACCTCGGCGATTGGCTTTCTCTCAAACGTCGCCAGTTCGTTCCCCCCAACTCGTGATTTCGGAATCACTGCCGCGGCTGGCATCGTCTTTACGTTCCTCATCTTCGGGATCTTCGTGCCGGCGCTGAAGGTGACCGTCGACCGCGCCCGCGAAAAGTACCCAATTCCGACGTTTTCGGAGGCCCCACTCGGCTCGGACGACTCGGTGCTGGGTCGACTACTGTCGGTCGGCGTCACCGTCTCGAAACGCGGGCCACTAGTTTTCCTCCTGCTCGTGTTGGTTATTACGGCTGGAAGCGGCGTGTATGCGACTGGCGTCGACACCGGGTTCAGTCCCGACGACTTCAACCCGGATGCCGAGACACCGGAGTATCTCCAGTATCTCCCCGAATCGATCCGGCCTCCGGCAGAGTTCGAGTACGTCCGACTCAACGACTATCTCGACGAGAACTTCGAGCAGGACGGCCAGGTCCAGATGTATATCGAGGGGAACATGGAGCGGGATACGGCCCTCGAAGAGCTACACCGGGGAGCCGCTGACCCACCGTCGACATTCCGGTCGGATCGACGCCAAGCCGACTCCCAGAGCATCGTGACGCTCATCGAGTCCCGGGCCGAACGGGACCCCGAGTTCCGGGCGCTCGTCGACCGCAACGACAGAGACGACAACGGGATTCCCGACAGCAATCTCCCCCGAATCTACGATGAACTCGGTGAGAATGCTGACGGGTTCCTCACTGAGGGACGTGGGAGTACTCGCGTGCTGTACACTGTCGACGGGGATGCCGAAGACGAGGTCGTCACTCAGGACGCCTACAGTCTCTCCGGAGAGTTCCGGGACAGCGCCCAGCCGACCGGGAGCGTGATCATCTTCGACGAGGCGATCTCGCTCGTGTTCCAGTCGGTGATCGTGAGTCTCGTCTTGACGCTCATCGGAGCGGCGCTGTTCCTCGTGGCGGCCTACTGGGTCATCGAAGGCTCGCCCTCGCTGGGGATCGTCAACATGATTCCAATCGTGGTGACGGTGGTCGCACTGGTCGCCTCCATGCGAGTGGTCGGACTCAAGTTCAACGCGATCAACGGCACGATCTTGGCGATTGCGGTCGGCATTGGGATCGACTACTCGGTCCACGTCGTCCACCGGTTTGCCGACGAGTACCACAACACGGAGCTGTATCCCGCACTCCGGAAGACCGTTGTCGGAACCGGTGGCGCGCTAACAGGCAGTATGCTGACGACCGTCTTCGGCATCGGCGTGCTCGTGTTGGCGCTCAACCCGGCTCTCGGCGCGTTCGGGGCCCTGATCTCGCTGAGCGTGCTGTACGCCTATCTCGCCTCACTCGTGGTGTTGCCGAGCGTGATCGTCGTCTGGGCGCGTCTCCGCGGCGACACCGACGCGGATATTCCGATTATCGGGACCATCGAGACGGCGATTCGCAACCGAGGGTCGACAGTCCCGTCCCGAGGCAACGAGTAA
- a CDS encoding GNAT family N-acetyltransferase, translated as MEVVRPTISDVETLVDCWVELAADQRQHGSRLLTEPNREAVTDVVARHVVTEGVLIAREENENAETDAEKGILGFVMYHVEDGHYQQDQSTGVIVNLYVRPAARGNSIGTDLLDAAETELAEAGADTVSLEVLAANSDARRFYSRHGYESHRIELAKRIENDTHSKGDP; from the coding sequence ATGGAGGTCGTTCGGCCAACGATCTCAGACGTCGAGACTCTCGTCGACTGCTGGGTGGAGCTGGCGGCCGACCAACGGCAGCACGGCTCGCGGCTCCTGACCGAACCCAACCGCGAGGCAGTGACCGATGTTGTCGCCCGCCACGTCGTCACCGAGGGGGTGTTGATTGCTCGTGAGGAAAACGAGAACGCGGAGACCGACGCGGAAAAAGGGATTCTAGGGTTCGTGATGTACCACGTCGAAGACGGCCACTACCAGCAGGATCAGTCGACCGGCGTCATCGTCAACCTCTATGTCCGCCCCGCGGCGAGAGGCAACAGTATCGGGACCGATCTGCTTGATGCCGCGGAGACGGAACTCGCCGAAGCGGGCGCTGATACGGTCTCCTTGGAGGTATTGGCAGCCAACAGTGACGCCCGGCGATTCTACAGTCGACACGGCTACGAGAGCCATCGCATCGAACTCGCAAAGCGGATCGAAAACGATACACACTCAAAGGGGGACCCATAA